A stretch of DNA from Tigriopus californicus strain San Diego chromosome 11, Tcal_SD_v2.1, whole genome shotgun sequence:
TAAGACGTTTTCATGACGAAATCCACTCGGTAAATCAAAGTTTTCGCCCGCATAAACCAATGGTTTACATTTTATTATCGGCCAAGTAGGATTTACGTTTCGTATATTATTTAAACTGAACATGAGCACACTGCCCATCATAACAATTGGTCCAAGCTCCTTCAATTTCGGAATATCCACAATCATTGGCCTTCTCACATTGAACAGCTTCACCGGAGTCAAATCGAGTGGCATCAGGCTGGTCAGCCACGCAAACTTTCGTTAGCCCACCATTTTTATACTCGAGCTCTTGACatctgaaatgaacaaaaatgttcgGGTCAAGTAATTACTTTGTTGCAAATTGGAAgcccaaaacatttttcatcgcTTAGTTATGCAGACATTCCTGCCgttttatttttcaccaaatgatTTGCTCTTGTTTGAGAACTTGTGTTGCACTTCAAGTATGACGGCTAATGTAGCTAGCAATCAACATTATATGAGTCAAAACCTCTTTTTACAGGTAGAAAACTTACGTGAAATTATCCGGACAGGACTCTTCTTGACCTACAATGATTTGACCCTCGTCATTGTAGTTAGGACTGCATGGCATGTAATACGAGTCAGCGCAAGTGTATCCCAATTCTGGGAAACAACGATAAGTACTCTCTTGTGTAGTGATGCCCTGGAAAGCGAAAACAAATTTCACAACGCATGAAAAAACATCTTAAAGCTTGATTAAAAAGCATACCCTATTTTTGGCGTCTTCCTTTTGACAGTGCTCGTGGACGGGATATTCAATAGCGCCACCTTGTGCCAATCCTAGACAATACACGGCCGTAGCGTAATCTTGCTTATAGTTGTTGGTCTCACAAACCGAACTTGAAATTGAGACAAATGATTGAGGGGATCAaaataaaatctaaaaataTAGTTTGTCTCACCTGTCAGCCCAGTAATTACTGAAACAGTAATGATATGGCTCGCAATCTCCAACGCCTGAGCACTCGTCAATATTAGTTTCCGTGGGTTTGTCTTTGTCTTCATCAGAAACAGATTCGTCCTCGGTAAAATCGATAGTTTCAATTAGTGTTGGTTCTTCTGAACTTGGAATATCTTGAGGTTGAATCTCTGAGGAATCAGGGCTGGCAGCCTCATCTTGCGGCCTTGCAAAGGCCAAAGTGAGACAAGCCAAAAGGATGAAGCACCGCATTGTTTCTCGGGTTGGCGAACAAACTGAACTGAGCAAACCTGTGGATGAATCCAACTTGGCATGAGAGAAATTCAACTTTCGTTTCTCGTCAATGACCTCAACTCGCGATTCACTTTCTTTCACTGGGGAAAATCCCCATCAATTTCCAAACCCATCGACCTCACACATCATATTCACCATAGTAACAAATCCAATATCACTTTGAAATCATAGTCACACATTTTTGCACCTAATCCCTATTTACACACAATCACGGAATATTCAGATCCAGGAATTAGTCAGTGGATTTGGTTGTTCAAATAAGCCAACGACCTTTCGCTATTCCGAGTTCATTCACTGACTCGCTTGTTGCCAGATCCTCTTCTTATTTGATCATGTCGTTAAGTGCCTTCCCGCCAACCAGTTCTTCATCACATAGCTAACCATGTATAGGAGTCGTCATCCAATAAAGACACgaaatgcattcattgttATGATATTTATTGTCAGTAAATTCCGGTCTCTATTTTTGCACAACACGACGACAAATGCCACCAGCACAGAGGCTCCAGTCATTCTCCTCCACAGAGAATCCACAGTCAGGTGCAGTCTTACAAGTGGAACTCCGAGTGGCGGGTTCAACGGGAATGCACACCTTCAAATCCTTTCCATCCTTATATTTTCGTTCCTCGCAACTAAAGACAAACCAAACGAGATGAGTAAAGTGCACTCATGTCAATTTAGAGTTGGGAAACTTACGTGAACTGGTTGGGGCACGAGAGCTCTTCGCCCTCAATGACTTTGCCCTCCTTGTCGTAATTGGGAGTGCAGGGCAAATGATAAGCACTGGCGCATTTGTAACCCAACTCCGAGTAGCATCTTGAGGGGCTTTCGTCTTCAGTCACTCGCTAATTTGAAGAGTTGAAATGGATTAAATCCGGATCCTGAACATGCTAAAGTTCTCAATCATTGACTTACCCTTCTCTCAGCGTGTTCCTTGCGGCAGATGGAGTGATCGGGGTATTCTCCATCGTCATTCTTGGCTACACAAGAGATCGCTTCGACCTTCTCCTTCAGGTTGGTGGTACAGAAACTAGATGAAAGTATTCAATATGGATTAGTGGATGAACTTTGGGAGATAATCCAACCAGGGGGTAGACTCACTTGGGGCCGAAGGCgttgaagaaacaaaagtgGTAGTTGGGGCAATCGGTGATGGAATAGCAAGATGGATCAACAAACACAtcctcttgttcctcttgaATTGGTTGAATAGTGGTTCCCTCTGGTTCACCTTGAGGCTTGGCTCCAATGGCCAAGATCACCATAGAAAAGACGAACAAGGTCTTCATAATCGATGTGGTTATGGTTCGGCAGAAACGGTactgaaaaaagcaaaatcgcGCGACATGTATTTAAATGAAAAACGAACTGTGAAGGCGAGGGATCGTATTTCCGTTAATGTAGCACAGTTGGTCTTCGGCAACATTTTATCTAATCGCGTTCGCTTGACACTCTACAGGATACCAACTTCAGCCTGAATTTCAAACGAACCTTTGCCTGACCTTCAGATGAGTACATGAGTGAAACAGAATGAGTCAGCCTTTAGCGATCAGACAACGCGTGAGTGTTACAGATCAACGAGTTACTTACTCACAGTttgaaatatggaatgggaTAGATGTTTACCAAGAGACGGTTGGCGCTTTTATATGAGAATGGACACAAGTGCAGTGGTTCAATTCCAGTATTGACAGGTTAATGTTTTCGTCTAACAGGTTTTTGTCTCAAGATCACCAAAGAGAGCTTGGCCAACGTTTGAGCACTCCTCGCCCGCGGATTCAACTCCATGAACATTTGGTTTCAGGTTGTTTTGGAATAGATGTTTCACAGGCTCACTTTCGAATGCCGATAGCCAGCAgactcttttttgttttgaacggTATGTTGTATGCATGAGTATGTCTCGTTTTGTACTATGTTTCTATCCAATGAGGCGAGGTCATGTGATGACTAGAACATTCGGACGTGGAGAGTAAATAATCAACATTGGAAGAAAGAGGTGTTTCTAGTGGAAAGAATGCCCTATGATTTGAAAACGCCGGAAGTTGCATTTGCTGTACTCTTACTAAGCTAATTATCATAAACAGGCGGTTTGGCTCATCATCGTTCTACCTTTTTTGAACATCCTTTAGAATGACATTCATTGGCTGATGATTAACACTCAATACTTGAGCAAACAAAGTGACATTTCCAATCTACAATTGTTGCTTATTTTGCTTCGAGGTGAGTCATAGAATGTTATTTGTCAGCTTGATAAACTGCAACACCTCATGTtgtcaaatgagaatgaaataCTTTGCTTCAGTCGGGGACCAAATAAGGACTTATCAAATCCATCAGAATGTCAATCAAGATCGGTAATGATTTCGCAACTGAACTTGACAAATATTGCATTGATACTTCATTAAACAAGGCATTATctccttttgttttctttttttgctcattccTTCATTCTTTGCTTGGGTTGGTGCGAATTATTTCTCCCCAAGTAAGTGTCAGTTCCCAAGAATACTGGTCATAAAGATTTGAATTTCGATGCTCAACCTCAACCTACAATAATCTCTCATAATTGACCATGCTTTTTTCACGCGTCGGAGGCCAATAAACTTCGAATtaacttgaatttcatttaCCGGTCGGATATAGATATCGGATATGATATAGATTATCATTTGTGAATTTCACGTTATTTTCATGAGTGTTATCATCCACATAGGTAATGTTTGAAGCAGAAAACAAAAGCTCTTTCCTGGCTTCTCTTGACAAGATCACAAACATCCAAAGGCGTTCCATAGGAGTTGATGGGGTATTCAAAGTATGAACGAAAAAACATTTCTCTAAATAATACCTTGGTAAAGGGTGGCATTTTAGATCGTGCGTTCGCATTTTTGCGTTTGTGGGCTCACACCTGTTGATGTGGAAGT
This window harbors:
- the LOC131890807 gene encoding uncharacterized protein LOC131890807 isoform X1 — encoded protein: MYSSEGQAKYRFCRTITTSIMKTLFVFSMVILAIGAKPQGEPEGTTIQPIQEEQEDVFVDPSCYSITDCPNYHFCFFNAFGPNFCTTNLKEKVEAISCVAKNDDGEYPDHSICRKEHAERRRVTEDESPSRCYSELGYKCASAYHLPCTPNYDKEGKVIEGEELSCPNQFTCEERKYKDGKDLKVCIPVEPATRSSTCKTAPDCGFSVEENDWSLCAGGICRRVVQK
- the LOC131890805 gene encoding uncharacterized protein LOC131890805 — translated: MRCFILLACLTLAFARPQDEAASPDSSEIQPQDIPSSEEPTLIETIDFTEDESVSDEDKDKPTETNIDECSGVGDCEPYHYCFSNYWADSSVCETNNYKQDYATAVYCLGLAQGGAIEYPVHEHCQKEDAKNRGITTQESTYRCFPELGYTCADSYYMPCSPNYNDEGQIIVGQEESCPDNFTCQELEYKNGGLTKVCVADQPDATRFDSGEAVQCEKANDCGYSEIEGAWTNCYDGQCAHVQFK
- the LOC131890807 gene encoding uncharacterized protein LOC131890807 isoform X2, translating into MKTLFVFSMVILAIGAKPQGEPEGTTIQPIQEEQEDVFVDPSCYSITDCPNYHFCFFNAFGPNFCTTNLKEKVEAISCVAKNDDGEYPDHSICRKEHAERRRVTEDESPSRCYSELGYKCASAYHLPCTPNYDKEGKVIEGEELSCPNQFTCEERKYKDGKDLKVCIPVEPATRSSTCKTAPDCGFSVEENDWSLCAGGICRRVVQK